In a genomic window of Dyadobacter fermentans DSM 18053:
- a CDS encoding glycosyltransferase family 4 protein, whose protein sequence is MKVLAIHNILWSHYKAKIFTELHHRLRKEGNDLFVLQLAFSELSRLGLKTDLSIHTYPYEVLFPDKAIEHIGHREKTQKLIAALRAYNPDVVYLNGYYDPSYWVVLAYCKLRKIKIVLDFESSEISRRRVWWKEGMKKFFLNQCDALVCLGQKAAEYALKLGVPRDRIMSTKNVGVDNEALLGIFTRERQLRAQRKEEMGLPPYNFLYAGRFVARKNLDLFIRAFHEAQQLSAHGHEWGLILSGEGNQKPRLQELIRSLGMESVQWMEPCEWYEVPIRYTLADVAVLPSTFEPFGFVTNEAMVYAMPVLVSERCGSAHDLVIDGLNGFRFDPYSQPDFTSKLLWFMDHPEKFGQMGSNGKAIIDQWSPDIITDELILSFHKVSTHV, encoded by the coding sequence ATGAAGGTACTGGCTATCCATAACATACTTTGGTCGCATTACAAGGCCAAAATTTTCACAGAACTTCACCATCGGCTTCGCAAGGAAGGCAACGACCTTTTTGTGCTGCAACTGGCTTTCAGCGAACTGAGCCGGCTCGGTCTTAAAACCGACCTGAGCATCCACACATATCCCTACGAAGTCCTTTTTCCCGATAAAGCCATCGAGCATATCGGCCACCGCGAAAAAACCCAGAAGCTTATCGCAGCGCTCAGGGCGTACAATCCCGATGTAGTTTACCTGAATGGCTATTACGACCCCTCCTATTGGGTTGTACTTGCATATTGCAAACTCCGGAAAATCAAAATTGTGCTGGATTTCGAAAGCAGCGAAATCAGCAGACGGAGGGTCTGGTGGAAAGAGGGGATGAAGAAATTTTTCCTCAACCAATGCGACGCGCTCGTGTGCCTGGGACAAAAAGCCGCTGAATACGCCCTGAAACTTGGCGTCCCGCGCGACCGGATTATGAGCACAAAGAACGTCGGCGTAGATAATGAAGCGCTGCTCGGGATTTTTACGCGCGAGCGGCAATTACGCGCTCAACGGAAGGAGGAAATGGGCCTTCCGCCGTACAATTTTTTATATGCAGGCCGGTTCGTCGCCCGGAAGAACCTCGACCTGTTCATCCGGGCTTTTCACGAAGCGCAGCAGCTTTCGGCGCACGGGCATGAATGGGGGCTGATCCTCAGCGGAGAGGGAAACCAGAAGCCGCGGTTACAGGAATTGATCCGCTCTCTCGGCATGGAATCCGTGCAATGGATGGAGCCTTGCGAATGGTATGAAGTACCGATCCGGTACACGCTGGCAGACGTGGCTGTGCTGCCAAGTACTTTCGAACCCTTCGGGTTTGTGACAAATGAAGCGATGGTATATGCGATGCCGGTGCTGGTGTCGGAGCGCTGCGGCAGCGCCCATGACCTGGTGATCGATGGTTTGAACGGCTTCCGGTTCGACCCTTATAGTCAGCCGGATTTTACCAGTAAGCTGCTGTGGTTTATGGACCATCCCGAAAAATTCGGGCAAATGGGCAGCAACGGGAAAGCGATCATCGATCAATGGTCGCCCGATATCATTACAGACGAACTCATTCTATCATTTCATAAAGTATCCACACATGTTTAA
- a CDS encoding TolC family protein: MGSLTVLKKYKHTFFLLLLCSGPAMAGIPGAGSPADTLALTLDEAVATALKNSYEIEIAKNNVEANTILNNYGVAGGLPTVALNATNTEQITQVYQKLNNGTEISRNAAAGNNTQVNLAAGMLLYNGRRVVATKKRLAELQYQSAEVLNSQIQNTIALVMTSYYDVVRQLSYINTIRTSIVASEKRLEILRVRKEAGMANNADIFQAEIDLNTLNQTLLNQQMVAQVAKTELLRTLTLDPKSAVTIKDTITVDNNMQLASVLDRLAANADIQAADHQIRINELIVRETAALRYPTVRFNAAYNFSRNQTAAGFTLLNRVVGPQAGITLAVPIYNGSAFKRQRQAAEIDTKNAHLQKNTLMRDYSANAVKMYQTYQSSIEQLETQKKNYSLSKQLLDLTLQRFELIQATIIDVREAQRSFEEAGYRLINLNYAAKAAEIELKRISNTLQ; this comes from the coding sequence ATGGGCTCGCTCACCGTTTTAAAAAAATACAAACATACATTCTTCCTTCTCCTGCTCTGCTCCGGGCCTGCAATGGCCGGCATCCCCGGAGCGGGCTCGCCCGCAGACACCCTCGCGCTCACGCTAGACGAGGCGGTTGCCACGGCTTTGAAAAACAGCTACGAAATTGAAATTGCCAAGAACAACGTAGAGGCAAACACCATCCTGAACAACTACGGCGTGGCGGGCGGCTTACCGACGGTGGCCTTGAACGCTACCAATACCGAGCAGATCACCCAGGTGTACCAGAAACTGAACAACGGCACGGAGATCAGCCGTAACGCGGCAGCGGGTAATAACACGCAGGTGAACCTCGCGGCAGGAATGCTGCTGTACAACGGAAGGCGTGTGGTAGCTACAAAAAAACGGCTGGCCGAACTGCAATATCAAAGTGCGGAAGTCCTTAATTCGCAAATCCAGAACACGATCGCGCTCGTGATGACGAGCTATTACGATGTCGTGCGGCAGCTGAGCTACATCAATACCATCCGCACCTCCATTGTCGCGTCCGAAAAGCGGCTCGAAATCCTGCGCGTACGCAAGGAAGCCGGAATGGCCAATAATGCGGATATTTTCCAGGCGGAAATCGACCTGAACACGCTGAACCAGACATTGCTCAACCAGCAAATGGTAGCGCAGGTGGCGAAAACGGAATTGCTCCGCACGCTCACGCTTGATCCCAAGTCGGCGGTGACGATCAAGGACACGATCACGGTGGATAACAATATGCAGCTGGCGTCCGTCCTCGATCGCCTTGCCGCCAATGCCGATATTCAGGCAGCAGACCATCAGATCAGGATTAATGAACTGATTGTGAGAGAAACGGCTGCATTGCGCTATCCTACGGTCCGTTTCAATGCAGCATACAACTTCTCCCGCAACCAGACGGCCGCAGGTTTCACCTTGCTCAACCGCGTGGTCGGCCCGCAGGCGGGGATAACGCTGGCTGTTCCGATTTACAACGGATCAGCGTTTAAGCGGCAACGGCAGGCGGCCGAAATCGATACGAAAAATGCGCATTTGCAGAAAAATACATTGATGCGCGATTACAGCGCTAATGCCGTCAAAATGTACCAAACCTACCAGAGTTCGATCGAACAGCTCGAAACCCAGAAGAAAAACTACTCGCTCAGCAAGCAGCTGCTCGACCTTACGCTGCAACGCTTCGAACTGATCCAGGCGACGATTATCGACGTGCGTGAGGCGCAACGCAGCTTCGAAGAGGCCGGATATCGCCTCATCAACCTCAACTATGCAGCCAAAGCAGCCGAAATTGAGCTAAAAAGAATCAGCAACACGCTTCAATAA